The following coding sequences lie in one Equus przewalskii isolate Varuska chromosome 25, EquPr2, whole genome shotgun sequence genomic window:
- the NUDT14 gene encoding uridine diphosphate glucose pyrophosphatase NUDT14 isoform X2, with translation MKTHDSVTILLFNSSRRSLVLVKQFRPAVYAGEVERRFPGSLTAVDQDGPRELQAALPGSAGVTFELCAGLLDQPGLSLEEVACKEAWEECGYRLAPSDLRRVATYKSGVGLTGSSQTMFYAEVTDAQRAGPGGGLAEEGELIEVVHLPLDGAQAFADDPDVPKTLGVIFGISWFLSCVAPGLSPH, from the exons ATGAAGACACATGACAG TGTGACCATTCTCCTGTTCAACTCTTCTCGGAGGAGCCTGGTGTTGGTGAAGCAGTTCCGGCCAG CTGTGTACGCCGGCGAAGTGGAGCGCCGCTTCCCAGGGTCCCTGACAGCCGTGGACCAGGACGGGCCCCGGGAGCTGCAGGCGGCCCTGCCCGGCTCGGCGGGGGTGACGTTCGAGCTGTGCGCCGGCCTCCTGGACCAGCCGGGGCTCTCGCTGGAGGAGGTGGCCTGCAAGGAGGCCTGGGAAGAGTGCGGCTACCGGCTGGCCCCGTCTGACCTGCGCCGGGTCGCCACGTACAA GTCTGGCGTGGGACTGACCGGCTCCAGCCAGACCATGTTCTATGCGGAGGTGACAGACGCCCAGCGGGCGGGCCCGGGTGGGGGCCTGGCTGAGGAAGGCGAGCTCATTGAGGTCGTGCACCTGCCCCTGGATGGCGCCCAGGCCTTCGCAGACGACCCGGATGTCCCCAAGACCCTCGGTGTCATCTTTGGTATCTCGTGGTTCCTCAGCTGCGTGGCCCCTGGCCTGAGTCCCCACTGA